A window of Reinekea marina contains these coding sequences:
- a CDS encoding 3D domain-containing protein, protein MNIRLINIIAFMLVATQSCASNAQLNSACSTNWKITGYYTPVESEYNGKNATITVTGIGTLSFNQSFLKDVKMEGWGKTRHDWYLGYYGQRWHKSNKPLNALGQALVIGTAATDHKYIGSGQQFYVNSSAELLQKQVFKAGDVGQKIRKKHVDIYTGEGSLAKIQTWELTGEGTICLI, encoded by the coding sequence ATGAATATTCGTTTGATAAACATAATAGCGTTCATGCTAGTGGCCACGCAATCTTGTGCGAGCAACGCGCAACTGAACAGTGCCTGCTCAACTAATTGGAAAATAACGGGCTACTACACGCCTGTAGAAAGTGAATATAATGGCAAAAATGCAACCATAACCGTAACAGGCATAGGCACATTATCTTTTAATCAAAGTTTTCTAAAAGATGTAAAAATGGAAGGCTGGGGTAAAACCCGGCATGATTGGTACTTAGGCTATTATGGCCAGCGTTGGCATAAAAGCAATAAGCCCCTAAACGCTTTAGGGCAAGCGCTGGTAATTGGTACTGCCGCAACAGACCATAAATATATAGGCAGTGGCCAGCAGTTTTATGTTAATTCTAGCGCTGAGCTATTACAGAAACAGGTGTTTAAAGCGGGAGATGTTGGTCAAAAAATCAGAAAAAAGCATGTCGATATTTATACGGGTGAAGGCAGCCTAGCAAAGATTCAAACTTGGGAATTAACAGGCGAAGGAACCATTTGCCTCATATAA
- the rsxB gene encoding electron transport complex subunit RsxB produces the protein MITAVLTLLILAAIFGALLGFAAVKFKPEGNPIVDEIDNILPQTQCGQCGHPGCRPYAEGIANGEDINKCPPGGEATIHALADLLDVEPMPLDAEHGEEKTKMVAVIRELECIGCTKCIQACPVDAILGAAKQMHSVIESECTGCDLCVEPCPVDCIDMVPVAVTPNNWHIEKPFSSLEIIATDKTSPSAQQTNTGEAA, from the coding sequence ATGATTACTGCAGTTTTAACGCTACTTATTTTGGCGGCCATATTTGGCGCATTGTTAGGCTTTGCCGCGGTTAAATTTAAGCCTGAAGGCAATCCAATTGTTGACGAAATAGACAACATATTGCCGCAAACTCAGTGTGGCCAATGTGGACACCCCGGGTGCCGACCCTATGCAGAAGGCATAGCCAACGGAGAAGACATCAACAAATGTCCGCCGGGTGGTGAAGCCACCATCCACGCATTAGCCGATTTACTCGATGTTGAGCCCATGCCATTAGATGCAGAGCATGGTGAAGAAAAAACGAAAATGGTCGCCGTTATTCGCGAGCTGGAATGTATTGGCTGCACAAAATGCATACAAGCCTGCCCTGTTGATGCCATTTTGGGCGCGGCCAAGCAAATGCATTCGGTCATAGAAAGTGAATGCACCGGCTGTGACCTTTGTGTTGAGCCTTGTCCGGTCGATTGTATTGATATGGTTCCGGTCGCTGTTACGCCTAATAACTGGCATATTGAAAAACCGTTCAGCTCACTGGAAATTATTGCCACCGATAAAACATCGCCATCCGCACAACAAACCAACACAGGTGAAGCAGCATGA
- the apbC gene encoding iron-sulfur cluster carrier protein ApbC → MENVKRIIAVASGKGGVGKSTTAVNLALALKAKGHSVGLLDADIYGPSIGLMLGVAEGTKPNVHEGNNFEPIIAHGLQTMSMAYLVTDKTPMVWRGPMASGALQQILNQTRWDNLDYLVIDMPPGTGDIQLTLAQKAKVDGAVIVTTPQDLALLDAQKGIEMFQKVKVPVLGIVENMAVHVCSQCGHEEHIFGQQGGQKLADKYEATILGQLPLDINIRTETDNGIPTVAASTNSKNRDHYLSMADNVIAELANIDNDDGPVITFS, encoded by the coding sequence ATGGAAAACGTTAAACGCATTATTGCGGTCGCATCTGGCAAGGGTGGTGTTGGTAAAAGTACAACCGCTGTTAACTTAGCTTTAGCCTTAAAAGCTAAAGGCCATTCTGTAGGTTTGCTCGATGCTGATATATATGGTCCTTCAATTGGGCTAATGCTGGGTGTAGCAGAAGGTACTAAGCCGAATGTCCATGAAGGCAATAATTTTGAACCTATAATTGCGCATGGCTTGCAAACGATGTCTATGGCCTACTTAGTAACCGATAAAACGCCCATGGTATGGCGCGGACCAATGGCCTCAGGCGCACTGCAGCAAATATTGAATCAAACCCGTTGGGATAACCTAGATTACTTAGTTATCGATATGCCGCCTGGCACGGGTGATATTCAGCTCACGTTGGCACAAAAAGCCAAAGTAGACGGCGCGGTCATTGTGACAACTCCACAAGATTTAGCGTTGCTGGATGCTCAAAAAGGCATCGAAATGTTCCAAAAGGTTAAGGTGCCGGTGCTAGGTATTGTTGAAAATATGGCTGTTCATGTGTGTAGCCAATGTGGGCATGAAGAGCACATATTTGGTCAGCAAGGTGGGCAAAAATTAGCGGATAAATATGAAGCGACTATTTTGGGTCAACTTCCGCTCGACATAAATATTCGCACAGAAACCGATAATGGCATACCCACAGTGGCCGCAAGTACCAACTCGAAGAACCGAGACCACTATCTAAGCATGGCCGACAACGTAATAGCCGAGTTAGCTAATATCGACAATGATGATGGCCCGGTTATTACCTTTAGCTAA
- the rsxA gene encoding electron transport complex subunit RsxA: MSDYILLLVGTVLVNNFVLVQFLGLCPFMGVSNKLETAVGMSAATTFVLTLSSVASYVVYTYLLLPLELTYLKTISFILVIAFMVQFTEMLVRKTSPLLYRVLGIFLPLITTNCAVLGVALLNISKQNSLIESFLYGFGAALGFSLVLVLFAAMRERINLADVPTPFKGAAIGLISAGIMSLAFMGFAGLVAS; encoded by the coding sequence ATGAGCGATTACATTCTGTTATTAGTAGGTACCGTACTGGTCAATAATTTTGTACTAGTGCAATTTTTGGGTTTATGCCCTTTTATGGGTGTCTCAAATAAACTTGAAACAGCGGTTGGTATGTCTGCGGCCACTACTTTTGTTTTAACCTTGTCGAGTGTTGCGAGCTACGTGGTCTACACCTACCTGCTGCTACCCCTTGAATTAACTTATCTAAAAACCATCAGTTTTATTTTGGTCATAGCGTTTATGGTGCAGTTCACCGAAATGCTGGTACGAAAAACCAGCCCGTTGCTGTACCGAGTATTGGGTATTTTCCTACCTTTAATTACTACTAACTGCGCGGTTCTAGGCGTTGCACTGTTGAACATCAGCAAACAAAATTCGTTAATCGAGAGCTTTTTATACGGCTTTGGTGCTGCATTAGGCTTTTCGCTGGTATTAGTTTTATTTGCGGCCATGAGAGAACGAATCAATCTTGCGGATGTTCCCACTCCGTTTAAAGGTGCCGCCATAGGTTTGATTTCAGCTGGCATTATGTCGCTCGCATTTATGGGCTTTGCCGGGTTGGTGGCTAGCTAA
- the metG gene encoding methionine--tRNA ligase: MSEPRNILVTSALPYANGQLHLGHMMEQIQTDIWVRFQKSMGHNCYYVCADDTHGTAVMLRAEKEGMTAEQWIEKMHADHLADAQGFLIGHDNYYSTHSPENKALSELIYGRLKENGHIQVKTIRQLYDPVKEMFLADRFVKGTCPKCKAEDQYGDACEVCSATYEPNELIDPKSAYSGATPIEKDSEHYFFDLPQFQDFLQEWTRSGTLQDSVANKLSEWLDSGLKAWDISRDAPYFGFEIPGTTGKYFYVWLDAPIGYMASFKNLCDRTEGLKFDDYWAKDSKAELYHFIGKDIINFHALFWPATLSSANFKTPDGVFAHGYITVNGEKMSKSRGTFIQASSYLKHLNPEYLRYYYAAKLGSGVEDIDLNLEDFAQRVNTDLVNKVVNIASRCAGFVKKAGGQLSANVAEPEMLKEFIAAGSTISNLFEKREYSKAVRETIALADKANEYIQAKAPWAMAKEEGKAQEVLDVCSMGIHLFRLIAIYLGPILPELNGKVCSFLNVNSLNFTDRETVLTEHSINKFKPLLTRIEMTQIEQLIDASKADAAIESGKKPEAKAEKKPEPKAKKADKPSTNDGTIEFDDFATVDLRVAKVIAADHVEGADKLLQLQLDVGNGETRQVFSGIKSHYQPEDLVGKNLVLVYNLKPRKMRFGMSEGMVLAAGEGKDLWILEGNSEIPPGTKVS, from the coding sequence ATGAGCGAACCACGCAACATTCTTGTCACCAGCGCCCTTCCTTATGCCAATGGTCAATTGCACCTTGGGCATATGATGGAACAAATTCAAACCGATATCTGGGTGCGGTTCCAAAAGAGTATGGGGCATAACTGCTACTATGTTTGTGCAGATGACACGCATGGCACAGCCGTTATGTTGCGCGCCGAAAAAGAAGGCATGACTGCAGAGCAATGGATTGAAAAAATGCATGCAGATCACCTGGCCGACGCCCAAGGCTTTTTGATTGGTCACGATAACTACTACAGTACGCACTCACCAGAAAACAAAGCGTTATCTGAACTAATTTATGGACGCTTAAAAGAAAACGGCCATATTCAAGTTAAAACCATTCGCCAATTGTACGACCCTGTTAAAGAAATGTTCTTGGCCGATCGATTCGTTAAAGGCACCTGCCCTAAATGCAAGGCAGAAGACCAGTATGGCGATGCTTGCGAAGTGTGCAGCGCCACTTACGAGCCCAACGAGCTAATTGACCCTAAATCGGCTTATTCAGGTGCTACACCTATTGAAAAAGACTCCGAGCACTACTTTTTTGATTTGCCACAATTCCAAGACTTTTTACAAGAGTGGACACGCTCAGGCACTTTACAAGACAGCGTCGCCAATAAACTTTCAGAGTGGTTAGATTCTGGTCTAAAAGCTTGGGATATCAGCCGAGACGCACCTTACTTTGGCTTCGAAATTCCTGGTACTACGGGCAAGTATTTTTACGTGTGGCTCGATGCACCTATCGGCTATATGGCCAGCTTTAAAAACCTGTGTGACCGCACCGAAGGCTTAAAGTTCGATGACTACTGGGCTAAAGACAGCAAAGCCGAGCTTTATCACTTTATTGGTAAAGACATTATCAATTTCCACGCGTTGTTTTGGCCGGCAACACTTTCAAGTGCAAACTTCAAAACACCTGATGGCGTGTTCGCTCACGGCTATATCACCGTTAATGGTGAAAAAATGTCGAAGTCGCGCGGTACCTTCATTCAGGCTAGCAGCTATTTAAAGCATTTAAACCCAGAATACCTTCGTTATTATTACGCTGCTAAATTAGGCTCTGGTGTGGAAGATATTGATTTAAACCTTGAAGACTTTGCCCAACGGGTAAATACCGATCTAGTAAACAAAGTCGTCAACATTGCCAGCCGCTGTGCCGGCTTTGTAAAAAAAGCAGGCGGTCAGTTATCGGCCAATGTCGCCGAACCCGAAATGCTAAAAGAATTTATCGCCGCTGGCAGCACCATTTCGAATTTATTCGAAAAACGTGAATACAGTAAAGCGGTGCGTGAGACTATCGCTTTGGCTGATAAAGCCAATGAATATATTCAAGCCAAAGCACCGTGGGCCATGGCTAAAGAAGAAGGCAAAGCACAAGAAGTACTTGATGTTTGTTCAATGGGCATTCATCTATTCCGCTTAATTGCGATCTACTTAGGTCCTATTTTGCCGGAACTGAATGGCAAAGTTTGCTCATTCTTAAACGTAAACAGCCTAAACTTTACCGATCGAGAAACGGTGTTAACCGAACACAGCATCAACAAGTTCAAACCACTATTGACCCGTATTGAAATGACGCAAATTGAGCAGCTTATTGATGCCAGCAAAGCTGATGCCGCTATTGAATCAGGCAAAAAGCCAGAAGCTAAAGCGGAGAAAAAACCAGAGCCTAAAGCTAAAAAAGCAGATAAGCCATCCACTAATGACGGTACAATTGAATTCGATGATTTTGCCACAGTAGATCTGCGCGTTGCTAAAGTGATCGCAGCCGATCATGTTGAAGGCGCTGATAAACTGCTGCAATTACAGCTCGATGTTGGCAACGGTGAAACCCGTCAGGTGTTCAGTGGCATTAAAAGTCACTACCAACCTGAAGACCTAGTCGGCAAAAACCTAGTTCTCGTGTACAACCTAAAACCAAGAAAAATGCGCTTTGGCATGAGTGAAGGCATGGTTCTAGCGGCAGGCGAAGGCAAGGACTTGTGGATACTAGAAGGCAATAGCGAAATTCCACCAGGAACGAAAGTTTCTTAA
- a CDS encoding sulfatase-like hydrolase/transferase, with amino-acid sequence MLAKIYIPLAFISQAFAFSLLLAVVLLPFLLLPLPFVISLYAILAGTTWLLLAVDAWVFSVYRFHINAFFIKMLFVDRAGMGVGNGILLVGFVAWFAFMGFTYWLATKALVILSRLRTGLIFSFLAVLLVIGQGIHAWGYAHNMGAIVSLTHTVPWYTPLTATTKLKQLGWFNEALVEDNLVLKEGKVSGFNYPAEPIQCVAENTPNIVIVSVESLRFDRYTPEIMPNITEIGRESLYFSNHLSTGTVTDRGVFGLIYSLSPVFFNSAMGAGKQPALIESTQQLGYQHWVLANQDIEVNKLDTLLFNGIEPLQSQGKGAVYEGDANLIKQFKKQLEANPEGQPFFSFLLFNGSHFPYWTPPNYPSPFLPAEQLRISKVKDDTEPKPYLNQYSNSIHYLDTLVGELKATLQANNQWENTIVVITGDHGEEFKDQNEPYWGHGSNFTQYQTQVPLVIHWPGKQQEVNYRTSHEDIAATLVTEALSCDVAFESISTGESLFSDAQRVNIVASYVNQAIIVDDSVNELLPGFVKSYSLKSVDDKVETPVSAIKGVQKIYQYFR; translated from the coding sequence TTGTTAGCCAAAATATACATTCCTTTAGCGTTTATTAGCCAAGCCTTTGCCTTTTCACTATTGCTAGCCGTGGTACTACTGCCATTCTTACTTTTACCCTTGCCTTTTGTTATTTCTCTATACGCAATTTTGGCAGGTACTACTTGGTTGCTGTTAGCCGTAGATGCTTGGGTGTTCAGCGTGTATCGGTTTCATATAAATGCCTTCTTTATAAAGATGTTATTTGTTGACCGTGCCGGTATGGGCGTGGGCAATGGAATTCTGCTGGTGGGGTTTGTTGCTTGGTTTGCTTTTATGGGGTTCACCTATTGGTTAGCGACGAAAGCTTTAGTTATATTAAGCAGGTTAAGAACAGGGCTTATCTTTAGTTTTTTGGCCGTGTTGTTAGTTATTGGGCAGGGTATACATGCGTGGGGATATGCCCACAACATGGGCGCTATTGTCAGTCTTACGCATACAGTGCCGTGGTATACGCCGTTAACGGCGACCACTAAATTAAAACAATTAGGCTGGTTTAATGAAGCCTTGGTAGAAGACAACCTCGTGCTTAAAGAGGGCAAGGTGAGTGGTTTTAACTACCCCGCAGAGCCCATTCAGTGCGTGGCAGAGAACACGCCAAATATCGTCATAGTTTCAGTAGAAAGCCTTCGATTCGATAGATACACCCCTGAAATTATGCCAAATATCACTGAAATTGGCCGAGAGTCGCTCTATTTTAGCAACCATTTAAGTACGGGGACGGTAACCGACAGAGGCGTATTCGGGTTAATCTATAGTCTGTCTCCAGTGTTCTTTAACAGTGCTATGGGTGCTGGCAAGCAACCGGCTTTAATAGAAAGCACTCAACAATTGGGTTACCAACATTGGGTGTTAGCCAACCAAGATATAGAAGTAAATAAACTCGATACGTTGTTGTTTAATGGTATTGAACCGTTACAAAGCCAAGGTAAAGGCGCAGTTTATGAAGGTGATGCCAATTTAATTAAACAATTTAAAAAGCAGCTCGAAGCTAACCCAGAAGGCCAGCCGTTTTTCAGCTTTCTATTATTTAACGGGTCACATTTCCCATACTGGACGCCACCCAATTACCCAAGCCCGTTTTTACCGGCTGAGCAGCTTCGTATTTCAAAAGTAAAGGATGACACCGAACCAAAGCCCTACCTAAACCAATACTCAAACTCTATTCATTACTTAGATACTTTGGTAGGCGAGTTAAAAGCAACGCTGCAAGCGAATAACCAGTGGGAAAACACCATAGTTGTGATCACCGGCGACCATGGCGAAGAATTTAAAGACCAAAACGAACCCTATTGGGGGCATGGCAGCAACTTTACCCAATACCAAACCCAAGTGCCGCTCGTTATTCATTGGCCGGGCAAGCAGCAAGAAGTTAATTACCGAACTTCTCATGAAGATATTGCCGCCACCTTGGTGACCGAAGCACTAAGCTGTGATGTAGCGTTTGAAAGCATCTCAACCGGCGAATCTCTATTCAGCGATGCTCAACGAGTGAATATAGTGGCCAGTTATGTAAACCAAGCCATCATAGTGGATGATTCGGTGAATGAGTTATTACCTGGCTTTGTAAAAAGCTACAGTTTGAAAAGCGTAGATGACAAAGTAGAAACACCAGTTTCTGCAATTAAAGGTGTTCAGAAAATCTATCAATATTTTAGATAA
- a CDS encoding polysaccharide deacetylase family protein has product MLASRLKNTVIRLLLSVSLTSFALPVLSSEVGRYEQIVELNRKVLFLLSSGADNAVATQRDTFISRNYYYYKQQLLEQALDDFLTLPANERAIKVNQFYSFLHSDQVRAADAISFIDLIDNLLLEHSQAPYLSQTELRQLRQLEQQILVIQDTYQTDITELTSALVTRGLELEPWQNYLDFLQTQYTRNDIYEEFNQQAPALEQPAVRGAEDNSKSDLVWGYGIPDKTVVLTFDDGPHNRNTAAILDTLKEFNVKAYFFAVGKNVGSVNGDAVKLSKSSAQLQRALSEGHILANHSFSHPVLTKLSDDKQKKELEDTNTLLKTVSGIDVTSFRPPYGAKNDQLVQLSRETGMRSIMWNIDSKDWADPMPESIVKRVMADLATKKKGILLFHDIHKQTVQALPELLKALDEEGYKVVDIDGNPFDSVNNKKPAEQPTAAPVASQLYGNSWALVIGVNKYRYWPQLSYAVNDAHGVKEVLQNKYGFEEERIFTLLDENASRENITEHLANILSDPDRVKPNDRVFIFYAGHGMTRVLPSGRNLGYIIPFDAELDKFHSKAISMTHLQDFSDMIPAKHVYFVMDSCYSGIALTRSGGRAARSKYLEEIASRQARQILTAGGADQEVADGGANGHSVFTGMLLQGLEGAADLDQNNIITASELGAYVSPRVSENSNQTPAFGNLVGSEGGEFLFELAPVNISDASLSEEERLKAEILKLEKENIILKRQIAELSNTQIAHNLVRGSLEDISQLSLTQRKLKANEHHGKGLKFYTEKDYKNALSELHTALMYNPSNPGITNDYGFVLFRDKQYKQALFWLEKTIELDAKRIPVYLNIADTLVALNQLSEAVPYYQYYLEVYPDSPLKDRVDEFLNARG; this is encoded by the coding sequence ATGTTAGCAAGTAGATTAAAAAACACAGTAATAAGGCTTCTGTTGAGTGTTTCTCTAACGAGTTTTGCGCTCCCAGTGTTGAGTAGTGAAGTAGGGCGCTATGAGCAAATAGTAGAGCTTAATCGCAAGGTGTTGTTTCTGTTGTCTTCCGGTGCCGATAACGCCGTGGCGACACAACGGGACACCTTCATCTCACGCAATTACTATTACTATAAACAGCAATTGTTAGAGCAAGCATTAGATGATTTTCTAACCTTGCCTGCCAATGAGCGTGCCATTAAAGTAAATCAATTTTATAGCTTCTTACACAGCGACCAAGTAAGAGCAGCCGATGCTATAAGTTTTATCGATCTTATCGATAATCTATTGTTAGAGCACAGCCAAGCACCTTATTTAAGCCAAACAGAGCTGCGGCAGCTTCGCCAGTTAGAACAGCAAATTTTAGTCATCCAAGATACCTATCAAACAGATATTACAGAGCTAACCAGCGCATTGGTTACACGAGGGTTAGAGTTAGAACCTTGGCAAAATTATTTAGATTTCTTGCAAACGCAATATACACGCAACGATATTTATGAAGAGTTTAATCAGCAAGCACCTGCCTTAGAGCAACCCGCCGTTCGTGGTGCTGAAGATAACAGTAAATCGGATTTAGTATGGGGTTATGGCATTCCAGATAAAACCGTGGTCTTAACTTTTGATGACGGTCCACACAACCGCAACACCGCTGCAATATTAGATACGCTAAAAGAGTTCAATGTAAAAGCCTATTTTTTTGCAGTAGGTAAAAACGTAGGCTCGGTTAACGGTGATGCTGTGAAACTGAGTAAAAGTTCAGCGCAACTGCAAAGAGCGTTAAGTGAAGGTCATATATTAGCGAACCACAGCTTTAGCCACCCCGTACTAACAAAGCTTTCTGATGATAAACAAAAGAAAGAGCTAGAAGACACCAATACATTGCTTAAAACGGTCTCGGGTATAGATGTGACCAGTTTCCGACCGCCTTATGGAGCTAAAAACGATCAGCTCGTTCAGCTTTCGCGAGAAACGGGCATGCGCTCTATTATGTGGAATATAGATTCAAAGGACTGGGCAGACCCAATGCCAGAATCTATCGTAAAAAGAGTTATGGCCGATCTCGCCACAAAAAAGAAAGGCATATTACTGTTTCACGATATACATAAACAAACTGTTCAAGCCTTACCTGAACTGTTAAAAGCCTTAGACGAAGAAGGCTATAAAGTAGTCGATATTGACGGTAACCCATTCGACTCTGTTAATAATAAAAAGCCAGCCGAACAACCTACCGCAGCCCCTGTGGCCAGCCAGCTTTACGGTAACAGTTGGGCGTTAGTTATAGGCGTTAACAAGTATCGATATTGGCCGCAGTTAAGCTATGCGGTAAACGATGCACATGGCGTAAAAGAAGTGCTACAAAATAAGTATGGCTTCGAAGAGGAACGTATTTTTACCTTACTGGATGAAAACGCCAGCCGAGAAAATATAACTGAGCATTTAGCCAATATTTTATCCGACCCAGACCGTGTAAAACCAAACGACAGAGTGTTTATTTTTTACGCTGGCCACGGTATGACCCGAGTATTACCTTCGGGGCGCAACCTTGGGTATATCATCCCATTTGATGCTGAGCTGGATAAATTTCACAGCAAAGCTATTTCAATGACACACCTACAAGACTTCTCAGATATGATCCCAGCGAAGCACGTTTACTTTGTGATGGACTCTTGTTACAGCGGAATAGCCTTAACTCGAAGTGGTGGTCGAGCTGCGCGCTCTAAATATTTAGAAGAAATTGCATCAAGACAAGCTCGACAAATTCTAACCGCAGGCGGTGCCGATCAAGAAGTGGCCGATGGCGGTGCAAATGGGCATTCAGTATTTACGGGGATGTTACTACAAGGGCTGGAAGGCGCTGCCGATTTAGACCAAAATAATATAATTACCGCCTCTGAGCTAGGTGCCTACGTTTCTCCACGAGTATCTGAAAACTCTAACCAAACACCGGCCTTTGGTAACCTGGTGGGCAGCGAAGGAGGTGAGTTTCTATTTGAACTCGCACCTGTGAATATTTCAGATGCCTCTTTAAGCGAAGAAGAACGATTAAAAGCTGAAATATTAAAGCTCGAAAAAGAAAACATCATTTTAAAACGACAAATTGCCGAACTTTCTAATACTCAAATTGCGCATAACTTAGTGCGCGGCAGTTTAGAAGACATTAGCCAGTTATCGCTTACCCAACGCAAATTAAAAGCCAATGAACACCATGGCAAGGGGTTAAAGTTCTATACAGAAAAAGATTACAAAAATGCCTTAAGCGAACTGCATACCGCTTTAATGTATAACCCTAGTAACCCAGGCATAACCAACGATTACGGCTTTGTGTTGTTTAGAGATAAGCAATATAAACAAGCCCTTTTTTGGTTAGAAAAAACCATCGAGTTAGATGCCAAGCGTATACCAGTCTATTTAAACATTGCCGATACCCTAGTAGCGTTAAACCAATTGAGCGAAGCGGTGCCATATTATCAGTACTACTTAGAGGTATATCCAGACAGTCCATTGAAAGATCGAGTAGATGAGTTTTTAAATGCGCGTGGATAA
- a CDS encoding mannose-1-phosphate guanylyltransferase/mannose-6-phosphate isomerase: MIIPVLLAGGVGSRLWPLSRELFPKQCINLVDVNESLIQQTALRTQHIGLSENPIVVCNDEHRFMIAQQMAECGTQADLILEPEGKNTAPAIALAAFQAIERDASAIMLVLPADHVIKNEQLFGEAIEKAIEQAKAGKIVTFGVQPAYPETGYGYIQAASKNEVSDVKAFKEKPDLATAESYLKEGGYYWNSGMFVFSAQTYLDELKALQPNIFNAVKAAYSGKQLDLDFIRVNAEAFAKSPADSIDYAVMEKTDKAVVVPYTGDWNDIGAWAALYDLGEKDASNNVLTGDVLTHEAKGNLIRAESRLVAAVGVDDLVIIETADAVAVMPREKAQDIKHIVNQLKDSGRTEHQTHVKVYRPWGSYQGVDSGERHQVKNITVKPGEKLSVQMHHHRAEHWIVVKGTANVTIGENTRLVSENESVYIPIGATHALENPGKIPLELIEVQTGSYLGEDDIVRFTDRYGRK, translated from the coding sequence TTGATCATCCCCGTATTATTAGCTGGAGGCGTTGGTAGTCGATTGTGGCCACTGTCTCGAGAGCTGTTCCCAAAGCAATGCATTAATCTAGTTGATGTAAACGAAAGTTTAATTCAACAAACGGCCTTGCGAACACAGCATATTGGCTTGTCGGAAAACCCTATTGTAGTGTGCAATGACGAGCACCGCTTTATGATTGCTCAGCAAATGGCCGAGTGCGGAACGCAAGCTGATTTAATTCTTGAGCCAGAAGGCAAAAATACAGCACCCGCTATTGCATTGGCGGCTTTTCAGGCTATAGAGCGCGATGCCAGTGCCATTATGCTGGTATTACCGGCCGATCATGTCATTAAAAATGAGCAGTTATTTGGTGAAGCTATAGAAAAAGCGATTGAACAGGCAAAAGCCGGTAAAATCGTAACTTTTGGAGTGCAACCCGCTTACCCAGAAACAGGTTATGGTTATATTCAAGCCGCTTCTAAAAACGAAGTTAGTGATGTTAAAGCCTTCAAAGAAAAGCCCGATTTAGCCACTGCAGAATCCTACTTAAAAGAAGGCGGCTACTATTGGAATAGCGGTATGTTTGTGTTTTCAGCTCAAACCTACTTAGACGAGCTTAAAGCATTGCAGCCAAATATTTTCAATGCCGTTAAAGCCGCATACTCAGGTAAGCAACTCGATTTAGATTTTATTCGAGTTAACGCCGAAGCTTTTGCAAAATCGCCCGCCGATTCTATCGATTACGCGGTTATGGAAAAAACCGATAAAGCGGTCGTTGTGCCATATACAGGTGATTGGAACGACATTGGCGCGTGGGCGGCCCTATATGATTTAGGCGAAAAAGACGCAAGTAACAATGTACTGACGGGCGATGTATTAACCCACGAAGCAAAAGGTAACTTAATTCGTGCCGAAAGCCGTTTAGTAGCCGCGGTTGGGGTTGATGATTTAGTTATCATCGAAACAGCCGATGCTGTTGCCGTTATGCCAAGAGAAAAAGCACAAGATATTAAACATATCGTAAACCAGTTAAAAGACTCTGGCCGAACCGAGCACCAAACCCACGTAAAGGTTTATCGCCCGTGGGGCAGTTATCAGGGCGTCGACAGCGGTGAGCGCCATCAGGTGAAAAACATCACCGTAAAACCTGGTGAAAAACTCTCGGTACAAATGCACCATCACCGAGCCGAGCACTGGATAGTAGTAAAAGGCACTGCAAACGTTACGATAGGTGAAAACACTCGACTAGTGAGCGAAAACGAATCGGTGTATATCCCCATAGGCGCAACTCACGCCCTAGAAAACCCTGGGAAAATCCCGTTAGAGTTGATAGAAGTGCAAACAGGCTCTTATTTAGGTGAAGATGATATTGTGAGATTCACTGATCGGTATGGGCGGAAGTAG